AGCCGACCGTGTGCGTGCTCGCGCTCACGCCTCTCCTGGCGATCGAGATCGAGCCCGCCGGACCCCACGAGACGTCGCCCGAGATCCACGTGCACCCGGGTGGCCAGGGCCTGTGGCTCGCGCGCATGGCGTACTCGCTCGGGGCGCACGCGATCGTCTGCGGTCCCTTCGGGGGCGAGACCGGCACCGTGGCTGCGCACCTGGCCCGCGCCGAGAACCTCGACCTGCGCGTGACCTCGACGGGCGCCAACGGCGCGTTCGTGCACGACCGACGCAGCGGTGAGCGGGCCGAGGTCGTCGCCATGGAGCCCTTTCCCCTCAACCGGCACGAGGTCGACGACCTGTACGGCACGGTGCTCGTCGCGGCGCTCGACGCCGCCGTCACCATCCTCACCGGGTCGAGCACACCGGTCGGCGTCCCGCCGGACTTCTTCGGCCGGCTGACCAAGGACCTCCATGCGGCCGAGCGTCAGGTCGTGGCGGACCTGTCCGGGGCCGAGGCCCAGGCCGTGGCGCAGGAGCCCGGCGCGGTCCTGAAGATCAGCCACGAGGAGATGGTCGAGGGCGGCTTCGCGCCCGACGACAGCGAGCGGTCGCTGCGCGCCGCCGCGGACGAGATGGTCGCCGCGGGGCCGCGCGCCGTGATCGTCTCCCGGGCCGAGGCGCCCTCGCTCCTGGTGACGCGGGAGCGCAGCTACACCGTGCAGAGCCCGTCCGTCACGACCGTGGACCATCGCGGGGCGGGCGACTCGATGACGGCGGGGATCGCCGTCGGGCTCGCGCGGGGCATGGACCTGCCCGACGCCGTGCGCCTGGGCGCCGCGGCCGGAGCCCTCAACGTGACCCGGCGCGGGCTGGGCACGGGGCACCGCGACCAGATCGAACGCTTCGCGCACCGCGTCACGGTGCACGAGACCCACTGACCGCACCGGACGAGAAGGAGGCCATGATGCGCGCACTCATCACCAACGACGACGGGATCGACTCCCCGGGCCTGGCGGTGCTCGCCGGGGCGGCGCTCGACGCGGGGTACGAGGTCGTGGTCGCGGCGCCCGCGCGCGAGTCCTCGGGCGCGAGCGCGGCCCTGCTGGGGGCCGAGGAGGACGGCCGGTTGATCGTCGAGGAGCGTAGAGCCCCCGGCCTGCCCGACGGCGTGACGTCCCTCGCCGTCCGGGCCGCCCCCGCGCTCATCGCCTTCGTCGCGGCGTACGGGGGGTTCGGCGCCACGCCGGACCTGGTCCTGTCGGGCGTGAACAAGGGTGCCAACACGGGCAACGCGATCCTGCACTCGGGGACCGTGGGCGCGGCGATGTCCGCGACGACCCACG
This region of Oerskovia jenensis genomic DNA includes:
- the surE gene encoding 5'/3'-nucleotidase SurE — its product is MMRALITNDDGIDSPGLAVLAGAALDAGYEVVVAAPARESSGASAALLGAEEDGRLIVEERRAPGLPDGVTSLAVRAAPALIAFVAAYGGFGATPDLVLSGVNKGANTGNAILHSGTVGAAMSATTHGIASVAVSMDAAEPRHWETARLVTDHVVEWVGRTPLGRRVVNVNVPDCAPGDLRGLRQAPLASFGLVQARIRESDDRSLTLQYSGTERHSEPDSDTGLLTRGWATVTLLLAPYADASLEVPGLPVP
- a CDS encoding 1-phosphofructokinase family hexose kinase, with protein sequence MTTEEPREPTVCVLALTPLLAIEIEPAGPHETSPEIHVHPGGQGLWLARMAYSLGAHAIVCGPFGGETGTVAAHLARAENLDLRVTSTGANGAFVHDRRSGERAEVVAMEPFPLNRHEVDDLYGTVLVAALDAAVTILTGSSTPVGVPPDFFGRLTKDLHAAERQVVADLSGAEAQAVAQEPGAVLKISHEEMVEGGFAPDDSERSLRAAADEMVAAGPRAVIVSRAEAPSLLVTRERSYTVQSPSVTTVDHRGAGDSMTAGIAVGLARGMDLPDAVRLGAAAGALNVTRRGLGTGHRDQIERFAHRVTVHETH